ATTGGATGAGTTCCTTACTGGACCTACTGCCATTGCTTTCAGCAAAGACGATGTAGTCACTCCTGCTAAAATCTTGACTGAATTCGCTAAGAAGAATGATAAATTGAACGTAAAAGCTGGCGTTGTAGAAGGTCGCGTCGTTGGTTACGATCAAATTAAAGCTCTTGCGGACCTGCCTTCCAAAGAAGGTTTGCTCTCCATGTTGCTTAGCGTTCTTCAAGCTCCTGTTCGCAACTTTGCTCTTGCTGTTAAAGCAGTTGCAGAGAAAAAGAAGCTGAAGGTCAAGCTTAATCAAG
This genomic window from Paenibacillus hexagrammi contains:
- the rplJ gene encoding 50S ribosomal protein L10 gives rise to the protein MANAKILAEKEQAVADVTEKLKASSCTIVTDYRGLNVAQVTQLRKSLREAGIEFTVLKNTLARRATANAELSELDEFLTGPTAIAFSKDDVVTPAKILTEFAKKNDKLNVKAGVVEGRVVGYDQIKALADLPSKEGLLSMLLSVLQAPVRNFALAVKAVAEKKKLKVKLNQVLQPLNLMMIMEV